Proteins encoded together in one Syntrophorhabdus sp. window:
- a CDS encoding purine-binding chemotaxis protein CheW produces the protein MSVPSITETRQYLTFHLGGEMFGMDVCHIREILEFTSVARVPGTPDFMKGVINLRGSVVPVLDMRLKFGLEETDKTVDTCIIVVEVSFEEEKTIIGALVDSVEEVFELEPDLIDPAPRVGSHLKTEFIKGMGKREDSFIIILDAEKMLSSEELSVVTVSKPEISSEARAVNE, from the coding sequence ATGAGCGTTCCATCGATAACCGAAACAAGACAGTATCTAACGTTCCACCTGGGAGGCGAGATGTTCGGAATGGACGTGTGCCATATCAGGGAGATACTCGAGTTCACGTCCGTCGCCAGAGTGCCGGGAACACCGGATTTCATGAAGGGAGTCATCAACCTTCGGGGAAGCGTTGTCCCCGTGCTCGACATGAGGCTGAAGTTTGGGCTCGAGGAGACCGATAAAACCGTCGACACCTGCATAATTGTCGTTGAGGTTTCCTTCGAAGAGGAGAAGACCATCATCGGCGCTCTCGTCGATTCCGTGGAAGAGGTCTTCGAACTGGAGCCTGACCTCATAGACCCGGCGCCCCGCGTGGGAAGTCATCTGAAGACCGAATTCATAAAAGGAATGGGCAAAAGGGAGGACAGCTTCATCATCATCCTCGATGCCGAAAAGATGCTGTCTTCCGAGGAGCTTTCCGTTGTGACCGTATCGAAGCCGGAAATATCTTCGGAAGCACGAGCCGTCAACGAATAG
- a CDS encoding PAS domain S-box protein: MKDKMVAYYRDIAEDRGRKYLREVSKLSRIIAKARKTEEFLGRYRVLVESFSDAIFMLDEDRRIISCNRAFRGLFQLRKDEIEKRTLRIITRSDDECDRLTAAIDDIIAGNNTSVLPWEFVRKDGSSLTMEVTVSQVRTSLAEDAAPIGGCVAILHDITDRIAREDALRAAEEKYRNIFENAAEGIFQVAADGHYISANPALAGIFGFDSPLQMTGDGDLKTRKTFVNPEDYRRLTGILKTRRSVENFESERYRTDGTRMWTSTNVRIIVNEDNGTHYFEGTVRDITRRKNLESQLRHSQKMEAIGTLAGGVAHDFNNLLTALIGYGNLLQVKMDKDNPLRVYVDHVLSSAKRAANLTNSLLAFSRKQAVNLEPNGINEIITGVQRLLERLLSEDIELRVQTSAREITIMADRTQIEQILMNLATNARDAMTDTRVLTISTAHASIDRAFIHKHGYGRVGTYARVTVADTGHGMDETVKEHIFEPFFTTKEAGRGTGLGLSTVYGIVKQHDGYITVESEPGKGTVFHLYFPSVRVKREKARHVEPKMPSGTETILVAEDDRETLQLMKEVLREYGYTVIGAADGDEAVRSFTEHRHRIGLVIMDVIMPKKNGMEVYSEISKLDPSVKVLFVSGHARDVVLDRGVVDSRSNFLSKPIAPSLLLERLRTLLDAEVPGPL; the protein is encoded by the coding sequence TTGAAGGATAAGATGGTTGCCTACTACAGGGATATCGCCGAGGACAGGGGGAGGAAGTATCTCAGGGAAGTGAGCAAACTCTCGCGGATCATCGCGAAGGCCAGGAAGACGGAAGAGTTCCTCGGCCGCTACCGGGTCCTCGTCGAGAGCTTCTCCGACGCGATATTCATGCTCGATGAGGACAGGAGGATCATCTCCTGCAACCGCGCTTTCCGGGGACTCTTTCAATTGAGGAAGGACGAGATCGAGAAAAGGACGCTGCGCATCATCACGAGGAGCGATGACGAGTGCGACCGTCTCACCGCGGCCATCGACGATATCATCGCGGGAAACAACACTTCCGTCCTCCCCTGGGAGTTCGTGAGAAAGGACGGCTCCTCTCTCACCATGGAGGTGACGGTCTCGCAGGTGAGAACGTCGCTTGCCGAAGACGCGGCGCCGATCGGCGGGTGTGTTGCCATCCTCCACGACATAACGGACCGCATCGCGCGGGAGGACGCGCTCAGGGCCGCCGAGGAAAAGTACCGCAACATCTTCGAGAACGCGGCCGAAGGGATCTTCCAGGTTGCCGCCGACGGCCATTACATCAGCGCCAACCCGGCCCTTGCGGGGATCTTCGGATTTGACTCGCCCCTGCAGATGACGGGAGACGGGGACCTCAAGACGAGGAAGACCTTCGTCAATCCCGAGGATTACCGGCGCCTCACCGGCATTCTGAAGACCCGCAGGTCCGTGGAGAACTTCGAATCGGAACGGTACCGGACGGACGGCACCAGAATGTGGACATCGACAAACGTCCGCATCATCGTCAACGAGGACAACGGTACTCACTATTTCGAGGGAACCGTCAGAGACATCACCCGCAGGAAGAACCTTGAGTCCCAGCTGCGGCACTCCCAGAAGATGGAGGCCATCGGTACCCTGGCCGGGGGTGTCGCCCACGATTTCAACAACCTTCTCACCGCCCTCATCGGGTACGGAAATCTTCTCCAGGTCAAGATGGATAAGGACAACCCCCTGCGCGTTTACGTGGACCACGTCCTCTCGTCGGCAAAGAGGGCTGCGAACCTGACGAACAGCCTCCTTGCCTTCAGCAGGAAGCAGGCGGTAAACCTTGAACCCAACGGTATCAATGAGATCATAACGGGGGTGCAGAGGCTTCTCGAAAGGCTCCTCAGCGAGGACATCGAGCTTCGCGTGCAGACATCGGCGAGGGAGATCACCATAATGGCCGACCGCACGCAGATCGAGCAGATCCTCATGAACCTTGCGACGAATGCCCGCGATGCCATGACGGATACCCGCGTTCTGACCATCTCCACCGCCCACGCGTCCATCGACAGGGCCTTTATCCACAAACACGGTTACGGCAGGGTGGGGACCTATGCGCGTGTTACAGTGGCCGACACGGGACACGGAATGGACGAGACGGTCAAGGAGCACATATTCGAGCCTTTCTTCACCACGAAAGAGGCGGGCAGGGGAACGGGACTCGGACTCTCCACGGTGTACGGCATCGTGAAACAGCACGACGGGTACATCACGGTGGAAAGCGAGCCGGGGAAGGGAACGGTGTTCCATCTGTATTTCCCCTCGGTGCGGGTGAAAAGGGAGAAGGCAAGGCATGTGGAGCCGAAGATGCCCTCGGGTACAGAGACGATCCTCGTGGCGGAAGACGACCGGGAAACCCTCCAGCTCATGAAGGAGGTGCTCAGGGAATATGGCTACACGGTGATAGGCGCAGCCGACGGGGACGAGGCGGTCCGCAGCTTCACCGAGCACAGGCACAGGATCGGACTCGTCATCATGGATGTGATAATGCCGAAGAAGAACGGCATGGAGGTCTACTCCGAGATCAGCAAGCTGGACCCTTCCGTCAAGGTCCTTTTCGTGAGCGGCCACGCCCGGGACGTGGTCCTCGACAGGGGTGTCGTGGACAGCAGGAGCAACTTCCTCTCGAAACCGATAGCGCCTTCCCTGTTGCTGGAGAGACTGAGGACTCTTCTCGACGCGGAAGTGCCCGGTCCTCTCTAG